CAGGTGCGGTTGGACGTCGGCGACATCGTCGAGCGAGCGACGGTGGCCGAGGCGTGTGGCTTCGACGGCATCGCGTTCATCGATCACCTGGAGGCGCCCGGTGCCACCCACCAAAGCATCTGGGAGGCAATGACTGTCGCCACCTGGGTGGCCGCCCGCACCGAACGCCTGCGAATCGGTCACCTGGTGCTGTGCGACGCGTTCCGGCATCCGGCGGTGCTGGCCAAACAGGCCGTCACCCTGTCGGAAGCCACCGGCGGCCGCTTCGAGCTCGGCCTCGGTTCGGGTTCCTGGCCGCAGGAGTTCGAGCGGTTCGGGATCGAGACCGGTGACGCCGCGGCGCGGGTGCGCAGGCTCGAGGAGAACTTGCGGCTGCTGTCGCAGTACTGGGGCGCCGACGACGAACGGGCGCAGACTCCGCGTCCGGTCCATCCAATTCCGTTGGTACTCGGGGGAACCGGCAAGCGCATGATGGACCTGGTGCGGGCCCACGCGGACTGGTGGAACGTCCCGTCACATCAGCTCGATCGGCTGCCGGCGTTGCTGCCGACGGTGGGCGGCACCCGGGTGTCGCTGCAGCAGATGGTCGGCTTCGTGGGTCGCGGGGCGGACCGTACCGCGGTGACCGAGCGCAGCACCCGGTTGTTCGGCCACCTGGGCGACGGCCTGGTATGCGGTGACGCCGCAGAACTCGCTCAGCACTTCGCCGGGCTGTCGGCCCAGGGCGTCGAGCGCTTCTATGTGTGGTTCGCGGATTTCGCCGCACCACAGACCATTTCGGAATTCGCCGAGACAGTCATCAACGCGTGACAGAGAGGAACGACATGACCGCCGAATCAGCTGAGGCCACCGGGTGGACCCTGCAGATGCTGCTCGACCTGTTCGATGCGGAGCCGACGGGGGAGAACCGCTATTCCGTGCAGACGGGCATCGCCGGTGTCGACGAGCGTCAGGTCGTGGAGGGCACCCAGATCCTGGGCGCCGCCATCGTGGCGGCCGCGAAACGCTTTCCGGACAAGTCGATTCGCTCCGCGCATGCGGTGTTCGCCCGGGCGGTGATGGTGGGCCCGCCGGTCGAGCTCGACATCGACGTGATCAGCGAGGGCCGTTCCACGGCCACCGCCGTGGTCGCCGCTTCGCAGAACGGCAAGCGCTGCATCACCGTCACCCTGCTCGCCGATGTGCCGACCGGCGACGTGATCCGTCATCACCTGCCGCGTCCGGAGGTCGCCGGCCCGGCTGACGCCAACATCTCACACATGCCGATGACCGGGCGCGAGCTCCGGTTGGTCGACGTCGTCGACGTCAACAGCCCGGACGAGGTCGGCCCGCCCGAGCTGTACGCCTGGCTGCACTATGACCCCGTCCCGGCCCGCGACGACCTGGCAAAGGCCCTGATCGCGTATTTCACCGGGCACCTGGGCATTTCGACCACGATGCGGGCACACGCGGGGATCGGTACCGCCCAGGCCCACCTCACTGTCTCGACCGCCCCGATGACCGTCACGGTGAGCTTCCACGAGCCGGTGCGCTGGGACGGCTGGCTGCTCTACAGCCACGAGAGCACGCAGGTCGGCTCCGGCATGTCGTATGTGCGCGGTGCGGTGCACACCGAGGCCGGTGAGCTGATCGCGTCATTCAGCCAGGACGGGTTGATCCGTCCGTTGCGCACCACCGACACCAAGATCTCGGAGCACGCGCGGTTGTAGGCCGGCGCCGCCGCTCAGATCTTCAGATACCCCTTGTCTGCCGGGATCTGGGCGGCGGTGACCAACGACGACGCGTCGCTCGCGAGCCACACCACGATGTCGGAGATCTGGTTCGGGGCGATGAGCGAATCCGTCGGCAGCGCGCCGGGGGAGAAGCTGTGGATGTAGTTGGGATGGTCGGCGAACATCTGATACATCGAAAGGTCGTTGCCCATCGGGGTATCGGTGCCGTAGGGGTGGATCGAGTTCACCCGGATCCCGAATTCGCCCAATTCGACCGCAAGTGAGTTGGTGAGCCCGACGAGGCCGAACTTGCTGGCGCAGTAGTGCGCGCAGCCCGGCACTGCCTTGACACCCGCGGCCGAACTGATGGTGATGATCGACCCGCCGTTGCCTGCCTCGATCATCGGCGGCACCACGGCCTGGATGGTGTGGAACACCCCGGTGAGGTTGACGTCGAGGGTGTCCTGCCATTGCGTCTCGGGGATCTCCCACAGCCGGCCCCAGTTCAGGACACCGGCATTGGCCACCACGACGTCGAGCCGGCCGAACTGCTCGAGTGCATCGGCGACCAGTCGGCGTTGTGCCTCCGCGTCGCGGACATCGACCTCACGCGCCAGGATCTTGCGTCCCTCGCCCTCGACGAGCGCCACCGTCTCGGCGAGATCCTCCGGTGTGGACGCGGCGTAGCCGTTGTGCTCGGTGACCGGCGCGCAGGCGTCGAGCGCGACCACGTCGGCACCGGCGCGGGCCAGGCGCACGCAGTGTGAGCGGCCCTGCCCGCGAGCCGCACCCGTCACATACGCAACCCGGCCGGCCAACGGCAATTCGGATTCGCTCATACGGAGATCTCCTTCAGGGGTGCGGCGGGATGCCCGGCCGACTGCGCGGCGGTCCCCGAGAACTGGTAGTCGGACAGCGGGGAGTGGTGGGCGAACCGGCGGGAGCCGGTGATGGTCTGGGGCCGGTAGTAGACGGTGTCGCTCTGGGAGTTCACGAAGTAGGTGCTGAGCCCCGCGCACTTGGTGTAGTAGAGATGAGCGACGCGGCCGCGCCGCTGCATCAGGTCGTTCCACGCGTTGAAGGCTTCGTTGCCGACCGCGACCACACCGGCGCCGCGCCTGCGTGTCTCGTCGATGATCCGCACCGCGTGTGCGGCCACCGTCTCGACGTAGTCCGGCCAGGCGAATCCGACGAATCCGAGTGGTCCGACGATCTCCCACCGGTTGGGTAGCCGCGGGTGGGCCGTCCCCGCGTAGTTGCGCAGCCCGTGGGCTCGGTAGTACTCGGCGAGGTCGAAACCGTTGGGACCCAGGATGGTGTCGGGGCGGTAAGTTTCGGGATCGGTCCACAGCTCGTAGCCGGTCGCGAGCACGAGCAGGTCGGCCGGATGTTCGACACCGTCGGTGGTGCGCACCCCGGTTGCCGTGACCCGTTCGATCGGTGTGGTGATCAGGTTGGTGTGCGGGTTGTTCAATGCCGGGAGGAAGGTACTGGAGATCACCGGCCGCTTGGCCAGGATTCCGTAGCGCGGTACCAGCTTTCGGCGGGTCGTCCGATCTTCGACGACGCTGCGCAGCAACAGGCGGTAGAGCAGGCGCGACCAACCGTCGTAGAGCGGCATGAGCCGGCGCAGCCACCGGTCCGGCAGGCGGGAGAAGACATGCACGATGGGTGCCACCATGAAGAGGTCCATGGCCATCCGGCCCGCCGCGTTGACCACGGGCAGGACGCCGGGAACCCGCAGGGCGCGGCGCATCATCGGCGGAATGTCGAAGTCGATCTTCGGCAGGACCCAGGCGGGAGTTCTTTGGTAGACATCGAGATTGGCTGCCTCGGCGGACAGCGCGGCGGTGATCTGCACGCCGGAGGAGCCTGTCCCGATCACCGCGATGCGCTTGCCCGCGGTGTCGTAGCAGTCGTCCCACGCGTTGGGCCGCAGGATGGTGCCGGTGAAATCCTCGATGCCCTCGAGGTCGACGGTCTTCTTCGCATTGACGTACCCGCCGACGGAACTGATCACGAAACGCGCGGTCACCGGTGCGCGGTCGCGGATCTCCAGCCGCCACACGCCGGCGTCGTCGTCCCACTGCTGCCGGGTGACCTCGGCATTGGCCTTCAGGTGCTCGTAGAGCCCCAGATCGGAAGCCGTGTCCTGTAGGTAGCGCTGGATCTCCGGGCCCGGTGCGAACAACCGGGTCCAGTGCGGGTTCGGTGCGAACGACAGCTGATACCACAGGGTGGGGATGTCGACGGCCAGGCCGGGATAGTGATTGTCCCTCCAGGTGCCGCCGAAGTCGTCACCGCGTTCGATGATGACGAAGTCGTGGATCCCTTTCTGACGCAACAGATGTGCTGCGGCGATACCGCCGGGTCCGGCGCCGATGATCGCCACCTCGTAGTCTGGTCGGGTCATTGTCGCCTTCCGGTCAGACCGGCCACGATGTGGTCGGTCACGAATCGTTTCACCGCGCGTGGACTGTCGAGATTCACCCCGATCGGCGGCAGCAGTTCGAAGCTGAGCAGGACCCGCACGATCCATTCACCGGCCCGGGCCGGTGCGATACCGGGCTCTACCTCGCCGCGTTGTTGGGCCGCCTTGACGTACGGCTTCCACAGTTCGATCGATCGCCGCATCAGCTCGTCACCGGTGTTGCGCAGGAGCAGTACCACGACGCTTTCGTTGATGCCCCGGTGCGGGACCGAATTCGAGTTCTGCCGGTGTGCACAGATGACGACGGCCGCCGCGGCGACCTGATCGGCCAGGCTGTCGTGCCGATCGGCCTCGGCGCCGATGGTCTCGATGAACGCGCCGGCGAGGCGATCGAGTGCGATCCTGATGGCGTTGTCCCGGCTGCCCAGCGCGTTGTGCACGGTG
The genomic region above belongs to Mycolicibacterium sp. HK-90 and contains:
- a CDS encoding TetR/AcrR family transcriptional regulator yields the protein MHESGRTVSPGLLAATTETLRQLGPRQFSLTAVAERAGVSRGTVHNALGSRDNAIRIALDRLAGAFIETIGAEADRHDSLADQVAAAAVVICAHRQNSNSVPHRGINESVVVLLLRNTGDELMRRSIELWKPYVKAAQQRGEVEPGIAPARAGEWIVRVLLSFELLPPIGVNLDSPRAVKRFVTDHIVAGLTGRRQ
- a CDS encoding acyl-CoA thioesterase II, with protein sequence MTAESAEATGWTLQMLLDLFDAEPTGENRYSVQTGIAGVDERQVVEGTQILGAAIVAAAKRFPDKSIRSAHAVFARAVMVGPPVELDIDVISEGRSTATAVVAASQNGKRCITVTLLADVPTGDVIRHHLPRPEVAGPADANISHMPMTGRELRLVDVVDVNSPDEVGPPELYAWLHYDPVPARDDLAKALIAYFTGHLGISTTMRAHAGIGTAQAHLTVSTAPMTVTVSFHEPVRWDGWLLYSHESTQVGSGMSYVRGAVHTEAGELIASFSQDGLIRPLRTTDTKISEHARL
- a CDS encoding LLM class flavin-dependent oxidoreductase, which gives rise to MSEWFLFLPQVRLDVGDIVERATVAEACGFDGIAFIDHLEAPGATHQSIWEAMTVATWVAARTERLRIGHLVLCDAFRHPAVLAKQAVTLSEATGGRFELGLGSGSWPQEFERFGIETGDAAARVRRLEENLRLLSQYWGADDERAQTPRPVHPIPLVLGGTGKRMMDLVRAHADWWNVPSHQLDRLPALLPTVGGTRVSLQQMVGFVGRGADRTAVTERSTRLFGHLGDGLVCGDAAELAQHFAGLSAQGVERFYVWFADFAAPQTISEFAETVINA
- a CDS encoding NAD(P)/FAD-dependent oxidoreductase, which translates into the protein MTRPDYEVAIIGAGPGGIAAAHLLRQKGIHDFVIIERGDDFGGTWRDNHYPGLAVDIPTLWYQLSFAPNPHWTRLFAPGPEIQRYLQDTASDLGLYEHLKANAEVTRQQWDDDAGVWRLEIRDRAPVTARFVISSVGGYVNAKKTVDLEGIEDFTGTILRPNAWDDCYDTAGKRIAVIGTGSSGVQITAALSAEAANLDVYQRTPAWVLPKIDFDIPPMMRRALRVPGVLPVVNAAGRMAMDLFMVAPIVHVFSRLPDRWLRRLMPLYDGWSRLLYRLLLRSVVEDRTTRRKLVPRYGILAKRPVISSTFLPALNNPHTNLITTPIERVTATGVRTTDGVEHPADLLVLATGYELWTDPETYRPDTILGPNGFDLAEYYRAHGLRNYAGTAHPRLPNRWEIVGPLGFVGFAWPDYVETVAAHAVRIIDETRRRGAGVVAVGNEAFNAWNDLMQRRGRVAHLYYTKCAGLSTYFVNSQSDTVYYRPQTITGSRRFAHHSPLSDYQFSGTAAQSAGHPAAPLKEISV
- a CDS encoding mycofactocin-coupled SDR family oxidoreductase — translated: MSESELPLAGRVAYVTGAARGQGRSHCVRLARAGADVVALDACAPVTEHNGYAASTPEDLAETVALVEGEGRKILAREVDVRDAEAQRRLVADALEQFGRLDVVVANAGVLNWGRLWEIPETQWQDTLDVNLTGVFHTIQAVVPPMIEAGNGGSIITISSAAGVKAVPGCAHYCASKFGLVGLTNSLAVELGEFGIRVNSIHPYGTDTPMGNDLSMYQMFADHPNYIHSFSPGALPTDSLIAPNQISDIVVWLASDASSLVTAAQIPADKGYLKI